In one Thunnus maccoyii chromosome 12, fThuMac1.1, whole genome shotgun sequence genomic region, the following are encoded:
- the ltb4r2b gene encoding leukotriene B4 receptor 2b, giving the protein MNNVHSFLTSPNNGTNPTENPEDESLVSNDFSTALGALILGLVFLLGVPGNLFIIWSILARARRRSVTTILILNLACADGFIMALTIFFIVYLAKQQWVFGDPMCKTLFYLCNANMYASIFLITLMSVHRMVAVMFPMKVSSLFSKKFVTRVLIGMWVLVMVISIPSLVFRDVREDKDERNKTRLVCAPKHSRPQYVRFQYAFETVAGFILPYAVIITSYVLILRRLRQTKFRRNIRSEKFILAIVVMFGLFWLPYHVINMIQVAAQWYSETTRTREILDHIIKSSRAVTSALAFMSSCANPVLYTFAGKSYIRQNGLAFMARLFEGISQDQTGTKKSRIMGKIGLSTVDTNHSSGASGSQTET; this is encoded by the exons ATGAACAACGTTCATTCCTTCCTCACTTCACCGAACAATGGCACAAATCCTACGGAAAACCCTGAGGATGAGAGCCTCGTGAGCAATGACTTCTCCACGGCCTTGGGCGCCCTCATCCTCGGCCTGGTTTTCCTCCTGGGTGTCCCTGGCAACCTCTTCATCATCTGGAGCATCCTGGCGCGCGCCCGTCGACGCTCAGTCACCACCATCCTCATCCTAAACCTAGCGTGTGCCGATGGCTTCATCATGGCCCTCACCATCTTCTTCATTGTCTACTTGGCCAAGCAGCAATGGGTCTTTGGTGACCCCATGTGTAAAACCTTGTTCTACCTGTGCAACGCCAACATGTACGCCTCCATCTTTCTGATCACCCTGATGAGCGTGCACCGGATGGTGGCCGTGATGTTTCCGATGAAAGTGTCCTCCCTGTTCAGCAAGAAGTTCGTGACGAGGGTGCTCATTGGCATGTGGGTGCTGGTGATGGTCATTTCAATCCCCTCCCTAGTGTTTCGAGAtgtgagggaggacaaagacgaGAGGAATAAAACAAGACTGGTGTGTGCGCCCAAACACTCCCGTCCTCAATAT GTGAGGTTTCAGTACGCCTTTGAGACCGTGGCGGGATTCATACTTCCTTATGCAGTCATCATAACCAGTTACGTCCTCATCCTGAGACGCCTGAGGCAAACCAAGTTCCGTCGTAACATCCGCAGCGAGAAATTCATCCTGGCTATTGTGGTGATGTTTGGCCTTTTCTGGCTTCCGTACCATGTTATCAACATGATACAG GTGGCAGCTCAGTGGTACAGTGAGACTACACGAACAAGAGAAAT ATTGGATCATATCATTAAGTCCAGTCGTGCGGTGACCTCGGCTCTGGCCTTCATGAGCAGCTGTGCCAATCCTGTCCTCTACACCTTCGCTGGGAAGTCCTACATCAGGCAGAACGGCCTCGCCTTCATGGCTCGACTCTTTGAGGGCATTTCACAGGATCAAACAGGGACTAAAAAGAGTCGGATTATGGGTAAAATAGGACTCAGTACCGTTGACACCAATCACAGCTCAGGAGCTTCTGGTTCACAGACTGAGACATGA
- the mettl17 gene encoding methyltransferase-like protein 17, mitochondrial, protein MAARSYAACVVCRRAGVVKLVSRGMSAATNPQSQLDFLKGERHRKHPGVTNLKILRLPEELQTAACSVIHRAQVTRLTERALSLTNFLWSRKRAVEDATLRQKAVSLEKKLWEKEMERRGEIDEQALDDRIRRKVVSELRRTTYHWTPMKYDEELGVVYMASRLAGGYAAVRRALNEIKKREPSFAPQSLLDFGSGLGTVAWASHSYWGDTLKEMVCVDSSGPMNVLAERLLKGDDERAEPLIKQVYFRQFLPVSPKVQFDLVVAAFTLSELPHAKEREEAVVTLWRKTSSYLVLVENGTKEGYQMLMEARDTLLKKQEKTVHDTRPASVFAPCPHDLMCPKMAREPTIPCNFHQLYHPLPLSGHNDRQTEKFSYLILSRTEPAEAQTDGVEWARLIAPVLRRTRHVHCRMCCPDGQLQHLVVTARKHGRDVYRCARNSDWGDQVPTTQRVEDELQSDSE, encoded by the exons ATGGCCGCACGGAGCTACGCTGCTTGTGTTGTCTGCCGGAGGGCGGGTGTCGTGAAGCTGGTGTCCAGG GGAATGAGCGCAGCTACAAACCCACAGTCCCAGCTAGATTTCCTGAAAGGAGAACGACACAGGAAACATCCAGGTGTGACCAACCTGAAAATACTGCGTCTACCTGAGGAACTCCAGACGGCTGCATGTTCAGTTATTCACA GAGCTCAGGTGACACGGCTGACTGAACGCGCTCTCAGCCTCACGAACTTCCTGTGGAGCAGAAAACGAGCGGTCGAGGATGCGACTCTGAGGCAGAAAGCTGTGAGTCTGGAGAAAAAGCTTtgggagaaagagatggagaggagaggag AAATAGATGAGCAAGCGCTGGATGATCGCATCAGGAGGAAAGTCGTCTCAGAGCTCAGAAGAACAACGTATCACTGGACTCCCATGAA GTATGATGAAGAGTTAGGTGTGGTGTACATGGCTTCTCGGCTGGCTGGAGGCTACGCAGCAGTGAGGAGGGCTCTAAACGAG ATAAAGAAGAGAGAGCCCTCCTTTGCCCCTCAGTCTCTCCTGGATTTTGGTTCTGGGCTGGGAACCGTTGCCTG GGCGTCACACTCGTACTGGGGCGACACGTTGAAGGAGATGGTGTGTGTTGACAGCTCCGGGCCCATGAACGTTCTGGCAGAGCGACTTCTCAAAG GTGATGATGAAAGAGCCGAACCTCTCATCAAACAAGTCTACTTCCGACAGTTCCTCCCCGTCTCTCCCAAG GTGCAGTTTGACTTGGTGGTAGCAGCTTTCACCCTGTCAGAGCTTCCTCATGCGAAGGAGCGAGAAGAGGCGGTCGTCACTCTGTGGAGAAAAACAAGCTCATATCTG GTGCTGGTGGAAAATGGGACCAAAGAAGGATATCAGATGCTTATGGAGGCCAGAGACACTTTATTGAAG aaacaagagaagactgTCCACGACACCAGACCAGCATCAGTGTTCGCGCCG tgtccACATGACCTGATGTGTCCTAAAATGGCCCGCGAGCCCACCATCCCCTGCAACTTCCACCAGCTGTACCATCCTCTGCCTCTGTCCGGG cacAATGACCGTCAGACGGAGAAGTTCAGCTACCTGATCTTGAGTCGGACAGAACCAGCAGAGGCTCAGACAGACGGTGTGGAGTGGGCGAGGCTGATCGCGCCGGTGCTGCGCAGAACAAGACACGTCCACTGTCGGATGTGCTGCCCTGACGGACAACTACAACACCTGGTGGTGACGGCTCGAAAACACGGCAG GGACGTGTACCGATGTGCCCGGAACAGTGACTGGGGAGATCAAGTGCCGACCACTCAGAGAGTCGAGGACGAACTCCAGAGTGATTCAGAGTGA
- the sdr39u1 gene encoding epimerase family protein SDR39U1, whose protein sequence is MRVLIGGGSGFVGRELTRLLRGKGHEVTVISRQPGPGKITWDELESSGLPPCEGAVNLAGENLMNPLRWWNESYKKDLFSSRIDTTKALAQAIAASPSPPHSWVLVSGVACYQPSLTAEYTEDSEWTPFDLLSKLVREWEASALLPENVTKNTKQVVIRPGAVLGRDGGAMKQMLLPFWLGLGGTLGSGRQPFPWIHVSDLAGIIAHALEPPADAPSPSPQVLNGVAPALNTNYEFTKELGRVLRRPTIFPVPGFVMNTLMGSERAVVLTQGQKVIPKRTLEAGFQYKYPDLTSALKEIVGS, encoded by the exons ATGAGAGTCTTAATAG GAGGAGGATCTGGCTTTGTGGGCCGTGAGCTGACTCGCCTGCTCAGAGGCAAAGGTCATGAGGTCACAGTGATATCTCGCCAGCCTGGTCCAGGAAAGATAACATGG GATGAATTGGAGTCTAGTGGCCTCCCACCATGCGAAGGTGCTGTTAATTTGGCCGGAGAGAATCTCATGAACCCGTTGCGATG gtGGAACGAAAGCTACAAGAAGGATTTGTTTTCCAGTCGCATTGACACTACAAAAGCTCTCGCTCAAGCAATCGCTGCCTCCCCGAGTCCTCCTCACTCCTGGGTCCTGGTATCAGGTGTAG CGTGCTACCAGCCCAGTCTGACAGCTGAGTACACAGAAGACAGCGAATGGACACCGTTTGACCTGCTTTCAAAACTTGTGAGAGAGTGGGAGGCCTCCGCACTTCTGCCTGAGAATGTgacaaaaaacaccaaacaagtgGTCATCAGGCCTG GGGCAGTACTCGGTCGTGACGGTGGCGCCATGAAGCAAATGCTGCTGCCCTTCTGGCTCGGCCTCGGGGGCACTCTGGGATCCGGAAGACAGCCGTTCCCCTGGATCCACGTCTCAGACCTAGCGGGAATCATCGCCCACGCCCTGGAACCCCCCGCAGACGCCCCCTCCCCTTCACCGCAAGTGTTAAACGGAGTCGCACCTGCCCTGAACACCAACTACGAGTTCACCAAAGAACTGGGGCGGGTCCTGAGGCGGCCCACTATATTTCCTGTGCCTGGCTTCGTCATGAATACGCTAATGGGATCAGAGAGGGCTGTGGTCCTCACTCAGGGCCAGAAAGTCATACCCAAGAGGACTTTAGAGGCCGGATTTCAGTACAAGTATCCAGACTTGACCTCGGCTCTGAAAGAGATTGTTGGGAGTTAA